The genome window CTGGTAATGGGCAAGTCCCAAATTATTCCGAGTGGCGATAACATCAAAATTAACCGATGTCGGCGGATGATTCTGCGCCAATTCCTCGGCTAACGCGATCGCAACCTCGTAAGCCGCGATACAATGGCGTAAATAGTCTGCCCGTCTCTGAGAGTCTTCAACACAGCGATCCGCCAGATGCCAATACGCCGTTCCTAAATTATTCTGAGTCGCGGCACAAGCAGCCGGAGACACCTCTGGGGTACGATAGGTCAACGCATCTTTATAGGCTATCACCGCTAACTCCAGCCAGGTTTCGGGTTGTTCGTACTGTGCCAGATTCCAGTACGCTGTGCCTAAATTATTTTGAATCATCGCCCAATTTGTCGCATTCGAGCGACTATTGTAATAACATAGGGCTTCCGCATACGCCCCAATTGCTGCCTGTAAGTTATTGACAGGAGAGTGATGTTGTGCTAAATGCCAATACGCCGTGCCTAAGTTATTTTGGGTAGAGGCATATTTAAGCGGGTCATTTTCTGGATTACGATAGTGTAATGCTTCTTCATAGGCTCGAATCGAGAGTTCTAAGTTATCCGCGACATCTTGATAGCGAGCCAAATCCCCATAAGCTGCCCCTAAATTATTTTGGATCATGGCATAGGTGTGGGGCGCGTCTTGAGCCGTTAATTTCGTTAATGCCAGTTGATAGGCTTGAATCCCCTGTTCCAGATAAGATAGACGCATCCCTGTATCCTGGGGACATCGGGAAAGCATCCAATAGAGATTCCCCAAATCATTAAGAACATCCGCCACGTAAGGTGATGTATCATCTAACCATTGCAACGCCTGCTCATACGCCTGAATCGCGATCGCTAAATTTTCTTCTGAGGTGTCTCCTTGTTCAATCGCATGACGGTAATGATTCCCCAGTTGTAAATACGCCTCAGCGGGCGACGCGGTTTGGGGGAGATCTGGGGATTCCGTTGATGTATCAGCAGGATGTTGGGATGTCGGCGGATTTTGCGGCGGTAATGGTGTTTCTTCCATATCAAAGTCCACAGCCCCCAGCATCCTTTTACCATTCGGATTAGCATTAGACTTCCCGTTAGTCGGGACAATCAGGGG of Coleofasciculus chthonoplastes PCC 7420 contains these proteins:
- a CDS encoding tetratricopeptide repeat protein; translated protein: MTVTDTVAHKISSWNRQIYKRLKLALSLGLRRQIFVAICDDLSLRNRLAGKLHGELGTTSAIAPPKGSGSTNLVSLNINVNDPHPFAQIAAWLAQNRHSPIATSPPCFQLLGVERLTRQSPTVQQLFLRRLQSIERYLPQLDANVLLWLPRPWFHSIVQSVPEFWRWRTGIFEFEGEPTPLPPVGATQPEASPTAVMTQETEEEEIDKTEETEASFQETLQTVLTQEVDETLDLQLFQNSIGSNGDSNGEVEPLIVPTNGKSNANPNGKRMLGAVDFDMEETPLPPQNPPTSQHPADTSTESPDLPQTASPAEAYLQLGNHYRHAIEQGDTSEENLAIAIQAYEQALQWLDDTSPYVADVLNDLGNLYWMLSRCPQDTGMRLSYLEQGIQAYQLALTKLTAQDAPHTYAMIQNNLGAAYGDLARYQDVADNLELSIRAYEEALHYRNPENDPLKYASTQNNLGTAYWHLAQHHSPVNNLQAAIGAYAEALCYYNSRSNATNWAMIQNNLGTAYWNLAQYEQPETWLELAVIAYKDALTYRTPEVSPAACAATQNNLGTAYWHLADRCVEDSQRRADYLRHCIAAYEVAIALAEELAQNHPPTSVNFDVIATRNNLGLAHYQFATEPSLGAGKEDQSHHLQTALHQHVQACTGVAVRSDVYQTSLDYIIKTIRTFYQEQGISGQNLALSKVPGQLLPEILPRL